AAATTATATTGAGTTTGCACAACTATCTTTCATCATTTTAAGTGGtaccttttaaaatttcctgtaAAATCAGCCTGAAATACTCCCATCATTGATTGTCATCAAGTAGAGCAGGGTCACTTTGGAAAAACCCATTCTCAGTTATGTAAATTATAGCTTATATGTATCCTAGAATAAGAGAGCAGAAGTTTTATCCAGAACAGATGTAAGAAAGCCCATAATATCAGATGCATTACCCTCTATCTTTTCTAAGCTACAAACTAAAACTAGTTTCCATCAAATTGCACTGACCCTATTAACTTAATTTTCCATGAGCTGACCTTTTATGACTaacaatggaaaagcaaaactgtgcAAATATCCATGAAGACAGTGAAATGACTTATTTTAATGAGAAGACTAAAATATCTTTCCTGCATTAGCATCTGCTTATTATCACTGCTCCTTAACCCCTTGGTACTGGCAGTCACCACATGTCCCATTGCCAGGAGTAGGTGCATGCCAGGAAAGCCTTACTGCTGGCACCAGAAAGATCATTTCTGGAGTTCAAAAGATGATGTAACACTGGTGTGTCATTTCAAACTGTAAAATAGCTATCAAGTACAAAGGCAATAGGAAAACACTAAGGCTTCTACTCTTTATAGCCAGCATGcgaaaattaaattaagaaaccCAAGGTGACTTGTTTATTTATATCTTGTACAATTTCTTATGCCATCCAGATGGGCTCCTCAAAAACCAACAGATCAGCAGTACTACTCATTGGATTCTCACATCCCCTTATTGGCCAGCTAACACAGGTAAAATGGTCCTATAATCCTTAGGTCATTCCTTGACATAACACAGAAGTCAGTGTAAATCCCATGGTACTATAGCCAGCCATAAACTCTCAGTTGTAACAGGCCAAGAAGGATCCATTACTTGCTCTGTTTCACAGTCCGTTGAAACACTTGCCTGCATTTACTTGCTCTTAAGTTTAACAGTTCAAAGCAAAGAAGTCAGCAGCACCCATGAccataattttttcctctttggtgAACTCTAGAAGTCTTGATGATAAGTAACCCTGCTTTGAATGCATTGCAGCAATGGGGGACTTCATGATGGCCAGATATTCATAATCAATAAATATTGTCCTGATGAACCCATCTAAGGTAAAGGACAGGTACGCTTTAGCCACTTTTTGATCTGCTACAGAATTCACAGAGGTTCTACCAATCTAAGTTCAGAGCTATAGACTCAAGTCCACGTTATTTTGTCCAAATATCTTCTTGTAACTGTGTCAGGCTTTAGCATGAGCTTTTATTATATTACAAGCTGCCTTGCAAGCTCTGGTACCAATGCTGGGGCTATACCTTTTTCGCAACCACCTATAGCAACAACATAAGGCTCATTAATAGTGATCACTCAGCCTTCAAATGTTCTGAAGCAATACTCTGCATGAATATCAAAGGTTGCAATAATCTTTTCAGATCTCCAGCCTCCTTCACCTTCTAAGAACTGAGGTAAGTCGAAGGGATACAGGAAGCAGGATGCCATTTCCCCAGTTATTTATGATTTTGCTGTAATAACTGACtcctgaaaatattaaaagaaacaaaaaagggtTAACTTAACtactttattacattttaacaCATGAGGAAGCCTCACTGCACATTTTCTCTGTTATGAGATGCAAATATTTCCTCTCAACTGCATGCTGACTACTGTTACAAGACCCCAGAGTTGGCAAAAATGCTCAGCACACAAAATCTTCCAACCAGGCACATAAAACGAAATGAGGAtgcaaattttcaaaatacatcagTGGACAGCACTTCcccaggagaaaaataattctgatggGTGCTGGTCACATGAAGATATAATCCTTTCGTTTAAATGCCTGAatggcagcctggctgcatgTACAAGATGCAAGCATGTTGGAAAAGCCTGACACTTGACAGCCTTACAGGTAGATTTGTTCTAATGAAAGCATTTCCTTACTTGAGAACtgtgttatttaaaaagtttaGTGCCACACTCAGCAAGGTAACTAAGTTGATCTTTTATGTTTTGAAGTTGGTTAACTGGGTGAGCTGTTTCCTCTAGACTGTTCCATTCTCCATCACTGCCTGTGCCAGCATAAGACAGACAAGATACCATCAATGCATTCAATATTTTGCAGCGGTGTGAATTCAACAGCTCCCTCATTAGATCTATATGGCATTTAAGTTCTACTAGACATTTAGCTGTACTAGATTTTAGATGGAGTTTAGGGCACTGGTCTCTTTAGCCACCAACTTGAAAGACTCGGCAATAACTTATCCAAGAAACCCTCTTCCTATTATGCTACCATGACTGCAGGCTGCTCTGTCCCTCTAACTGCAAGAAGGAATTAGCTCACCTCTCCAAAAGCTCATGACTTCCAACCTTTCTTGTCCCCCCTTGGTAAGACAGAGATCAACTTTAATTTCCTG
This genomic interval from Falco peregrinus isolate bFalPer1 chromosome 2, bFalPer1.pri, whole genome shotgun sequence contains the following:
- the LOC101914405 gene encoding LOW QUALITY PROTEIN: cytosolic beta-glucosidase (The sequence of the model RefSeq protein was modified relative to this genomic sequence to represent the inferred CDS: inserted 3 bases in 2 codons; substituted 3 bases at 3 genomic stop codons), which gives rise to MLCIRLSPAAVPEDIAFPVGFAWGAATAAYQIEEGWNADGKGPNVWDTFTHQGGDRVFMNQTGDVACGSYTLWEEDLKCIKQLGLTHYRFSLSWSRLLPDGTTGFINQKGVSYYSKIINNWGNGILLPXYPFDLPQFLEGEGGWRSEKIIATFDIHAEYCFRTFEGXVITINEPYVVAIGGCEKGIAPAXGTRACKAACNIIKAHAKAXHSYKKIFGQNNVDLNGFIRTIFIDYEYLAIMKSPIAAMHSKQGYLSSRLLEFTKEEKIMVMGAADFFALNSIIYITENGFFQSDPALLDDNQXWEYFRLILQEILKGTT